A region of [Bacteroides] pectinophilus DNA encodes the following proteins:
- a CDS encoding Abi family protein, with translation MGDLKKHQPPMTIDEQIANLKNIGLIVSDEAYARKILNDISYFRLIKAYSLNLKQKNGCYNQDTTFEEIVSLYLFNANFRQLVFPQIEKVEINVRCRVSNYFAEQYGALGYLQCENFADDIYHSEFLNDMRLEIGRNSKSPFVRNFREHYEGGKLPIYAIVELFSFGTLSKFYKNMINKDKKAVAKTFGVGYTYFESWLESIAYVRNICAHYGRLYNAKLTKTPILYKEYTQSGISNNRIYGVLLCLKHLLITDAHWKAFVDDIELLFDKYECVNIVTMGFPDNWKRLLLESDM, from the coding sequence ATGGGGGATTTGAAGAAACATCAGCCGCCTATGACAATTGATGAACAGATTGCAAATTTAAAAAACATTGGATTGATTGTCAGTGATGAGGCATATGCAAGGAAAATACTTAACGATATTTCATATTTCAGATTAATAAAAGCGTATAGTCTTAATTTGAAACAAAAAAACGGATGCTATAATCAAGATACAACATTTGAAGAAATAGTCAGCTTATATTTGTTTAATGCGAATTTTAGGCAGCTTGTATTTCCTCAAATTGAAAAAGTTGAAATAAACGTCAGATGCCGTGTATCAAATTATTTTGCAGAGCAGTATGGAGCGTTGGGATATTTACAATGTGAAAATTTCGCAGATGATATATATCATTCTGAATTTTTGAATGATATGAGATTGGAAATTGGAAGAAATTCAAAGTCACCATTTGTCAGAAACTTTCGAGAACATTATGAGGGTGGCAAATTACCAATTTATGCAATTGTAGAGTTATTTAGCTTTGGAACATTATCAAAGTTTTATAAAAATATGATTAACAAGGATAAGAAGGCTGTTGCAAAGACATTTGGTGTTGGATATACATATTTTGAAAGCTGGCTTGAAAGCATTGCATATGTAAGAAATATTTGTGCGCATTATGGACGGCTGTATAATGCAAAGTTAACTAAGACACCAATCTTATACAAAGAATATACACAGTCAGGGATAAGTAATAACAGAATATATGGAGTGCTTTTGTGTCTCAAGCATTTATTGATAACAGATGCGCATTGGAAGGCATTTGTTGATGATATTGAGCTGTTATTTGATAAATATGAATGTGTTAATATTGTAACAATGGGATTTCCTGATAATTGGAAGAGATTATTGCTTGAAAGTGATATGTAA
- a CDS encoding phosphate-starvation-inducible PsiE family protein gives MRKKIQDRIYNFSYIAEIVISLIIFIIIALGIARVAMDLINPDISWNNADALGYFLNRLLMLAVATEFIKMLCRHTASSVIEVLLFATARQMIVEHYSPVETLISVVAIACLFATRKYLLRRSDEKENETDHL, from the coding sequence ATGCGTAAAAAAATACAGGACAGAATATATAATTTTTCGTATATTGCAGAGATAGTAATATCACTTATAATATTTATTATTATTGCACTTGGAATTGCACGTGTTGCAATGGATCTCATTAATCCGGACATTTCGTGGAATAATGCTGATGCACTCGGATATTTCCTTAACAGGCTTCTTATGCTTGCGGTTGCGACGGAGTTTATTAAGATGCTTTGCAGACATACAGCAAGCTCTGTTATCGAGGTACTTCTGTTTGCAACGGCACGTCAGATGATAGTTGAGCATTATTCACCTGTTGAGACACTTATAAGTGTGGTTGCAATTGCATGTCTGTTTGCAACGAGGAAATATCTGCTGCGCAGATCAGATGAGAAGGAAAATGAGACTGACCATTTGTAA
- a CDS encoding PilZ domain-containing protein — translation MKLTEIRQGEEITLEVIINGARYEFKSDMVDAADGGGIYASPVRVQDKVLSFASDRIVVNLVLNRQNHPPVVWRRIRVETTVYKKNTLYRITSVTTGLEENRRSAFRLPLGLQGVAQIGANRKASDVMVQDISESGFSIVAKDDIENSDGLIVRLVFSDDGASMSLTGLVVRKVVYGEEKVLYGCKLNNKVVALSRYINERQRKQILKQKEVTLEQGKIVGYGDLRGKAQNAADDRKGDAIRGLSDGSADRIKSDRYRNVNLNEGDHKNINYDRYKNLNLNG, via the coding sequence ATGAAACTGACTGAGATACGTCAGGGGGAGGAGATAACTCTTGAAGTTATCATTAACGGGGCGCGATATGAATTCAAGTCAGATATGGTAGATGCAGCTGATGGGGGAGGCATATACGCATCACCGGTAAGAGTACAGGATAAGGTTTTAAGCTTTGCATCAGACAGAATCGTTGTGAATCTGGTCCTTAACAGGCAGAATCATCCACCGGTAGTATGGCGGAGAATCAGAGTTGAGACAACTGTATATAAGAAGAATACTTTATATAGAATTACATCGGTTACAACCGGACTTGAAGAGAACAGAAGAAGTGCATTCAGGCTTCCGCTCGGACTTCAGGGTGTTGCACAGATAGGTGCCAACAGGAAAGCAAGCGATGTAATGGTACAGGATATAAGTGAGTCGGGATTTTCAATTGTTGCAAAGGATGACATAGAGAATTCAGATGGTCTTATAGTAAGACTGGTATTCAGCGATGACGGTGCCAGCATGTCACTTACAGGCCTTGTTGTACGTAAGGTCGTATATGGCGAGGAGAAGGTGCTGTATGGGTGCAAGCTTAATAATAAGGTTGTGGCACTCTCAAGATATATTAATGAGAGACAGCGTAAGCAGATTCTTAAGCAGAAAGAAGTGACTCTTGAGCAGGGAAAGATTGTAGGTTACGGAGACTTAAGAGGTAAGGCACAGAATGCGGCTGATGACAGGAAGGGTGATGCAATAAGAGGACTTTCTGATGGCAGCGCAGACAGGATAAAAAGTGACAGATACCGCAATGTCAATCTTAATGAAGGTGACCATAAGAATATTAATTATGACAGATATAAGAATCTTAATCTTAATGGATGA
- the pyk gene encoding pyruvate kinase, translated as MKKTKIICTMGPNTNDRELVKQMALAGMDIARFNFSHGDHEEQKGRVDIIKSVRDELGIPIAMLLDTKGPEIRTGVLKDDIKLDIKDGQKFTLTTRNIVGNENEVSITYSGLPADVSKGNVILIDDGLIELHVEEVVNGTDIVCKVINGGLLGQKKGVNVPNVSIRLPAITDKDKDDILFAIEQGYDFIAASFVRNAACIQEIKEILWSHDCDIPVIAKIENAEGIANIDEIIKVSDGIMVARGDMGVEIPAQDVPHIQKMIIKKCNAAYKPVITATQMLDSMMRNPRPTRAEVTDVANAIYDGTDAVMLSGETAQGKYPLEAVKMMAQVAETTEQHLDLHLLENAKLHSRRGISSAVSNAAVSTAASLNAKAIICPTMSGFTARLISKLKPAQTIIGASPNEDVLRKMQLYWGVRPLKTAQERSSDMIFQHAIDVAENAGYIEEGDTVVMTGGVATSPTSSRRGLTNMIRVQSV; from the coding sequence ATGAAAAAGACAAAGATCATTTGTACAATGGGTCCGAACACCAATGACAGAGAGCTTGTTAAGCAGATGGCTCTTGCCGGAATGGATATCGCAAGATTCAATTTTTCACACGGTGATCATGAGGAGCAGAAGGGCAGAGTGGACATAATCAAGAGCGTAAGAGACGAGCTTGGAATTCCAATCGCTATGCTTCTTGATACAAAGGGACCTGAGATCCGTACAGGTGTCCTTAAGGACGATATTAAGCTTGATATCAAGGATGGTCAGAAGTTCACACTTACAACAAGAAATATTGTCGGTAATGAGAATGAAGTATCTATTACTTATTCGGGTCTTCCTGCTGATGTAAGCAAGGGCAACGTAATACTTATTGATGATGGTCTTATCGAACTTCATGTTGAGGAAGTAGTTAACGGAACAGATATTGTATGTAAGGTTATAAATGGCGGACTTCTCGGACAGAAGAAGGGTGTTAACGTACCTAACGTAAGCATACGCCTTCCTGCTATCACAGATAAGGATAAGGATGATATCTTATTTGCAATCGAGCAGGGTTATGATTTCATCGCAGCATCATTTGTTCGTAATGCTGCATGTATTCAGGAGATTAAGGAGATTCTCTGGTCACATGACTGTGACATTCCTGTAATTGCCAAGATTGAGAATGCAGAGGGTATTGCCAATATCGATGAGATTATCAAGGTCAGCGATGGCATCATGGTTGCCCGTGGTGATATGGGTGTTGAGATTCCTGCACAGGATGTTCCTCATATCCAGAAGATGATTATTAAGAAGTGTAACGCAGCTTATAAGCCTGTTATCACAGCTACACAGATGCTTGACTCAATGATGCGTAATCCACGTCCTACAAGAGCTGAGGTGACTGATGTTGCCAATGCTATCTATGACGGAACAGATGCAGTAATGCTTTCAGGTGAGACTGCTCAGGGTAAGTATCCTCTTGAGGCTGTTAAGATGATGGCACAGGTTGCTGAGACAACAGAGCAGCATCTTGACCTCCATCTTCTTGAGAATGCAAAGCTTCACAGCAGAAGAGGAATCTCAAGCGCTGTCAGCAATGCAGCAGTAAGTACGGCGGCAAGCCTTAATGCTAAGGCAATTATCTGTCCTACAATGTCAGGCTTCACAGCAAGACTTATCTCAAAGCTTAAGCCTGCACAGACAATCATCGGTGCATCACCTAATGAGGATGTACTTCGTAAGATGCAGCTTTACTGGGGTGTACGTCCGCTTAAGACTGCTCAGGAACGTTCATCAGACATGATTTTCCAGCATGCAATTGATGTTGCTGAGAATGCTGGTTACATTGAAGAGGGCGATACAGTAGTTATGACAGGCGGTGTTGCTACATCACCTACATCTTCAAGACGCGGTCTTACTAACATGATAAGAGTACAGTCAGTATAA
- a CDS encoding rhomboid family intramembrane serine protease: MNWFDKLERKYGRYAIKNLMYYIIALYAFGFILEAFFPNVYDAYLSLNAQAILHGQIWRIVTFIIQPPSTSFFWIFFSLYMYYMIGTVLENVWGSFRFNVYFFMGVLLNVAAAIIIYLIFGVNLTLSTYYINLALFMAFAMIAPDTQVLLFFIIPIKIKWLAYFDGIYIGLTIIIGYLSPLLGVLAQTSPALAQSLLRGFVSLGLLPYSSTFASICSSAYVNATAALVSMLNFLVFWLMTRKSSRTRGQKAFRKAMKVQQGHGTAGDSQNGRFEKINPVKARHYCAVCHRTELDAPNLEFRFCSKCDGNYEYCSDHLYTHVHVRNGNN; the protein is encoded by the coding sequence ATGAATTGGTTTGACAAACTGGAACGCAAATACGGCAGGTACGCAATAAAGAACCTGATGTATTATATCATTGCACTTTATGCATTCGGATTTATCCTTGAAGCATTCTTCCCTAATGTATATGATGCATATCTTTCACTTAATGCACAGGCGATACTTCACGGGCAGATATGGCGTATAGTAACATTTATCATTCAGCCGCCGTCGACAAGCTTTTTCTGGATATTCTTCTCACTGTATATGTACTACATGATAGGAACCGTCCTTGAGAATGTATGGGGTTCATTCAGATTTAATGTATATTTCTTTATGGGTGTACTTCTTAATGTGGCTGCGGCAATCATTATATACCTTATATTCGGTGTTAATCTTACATTGAGCACATATTATATCAATCTTGCGCTTTTTATGGCATTTGCAATGATAGCTCCGGATACACAGGTACTTTTGTTCTTTATAATTCCGATAAAGATAAAGTGGCTGGCGTATTTTGATGGAATATATATCGGGCTTACGATTATCATAGGATATCTGTCACCGCTTCTCGGAGTGCTTGCACAGACGAGTCCGGCATTGGCACAGTCGCTGCTGCGCGGGTTTGTTTCACTCGGACTTCTGCCGTATTCGTCAACATTTGCATCAATATGCAGCAGCGCTTATGTGAATGCAACGGCAGCACTTGTTTCTATGCTTAATTTCCTTGTATTCTGGCTTATGACAAGAAAGTCATCAAGAACAAGAGGACAGAAGGCCTTCCGCAAGGCAATGAAGGTACAGCAGGGACATGGTACGGCAGGTGACAGTCAGAACGGAAGATTTGAGAAGATAAATCCGGTGAAGGCAAGGCACTACTGTGCGGTATGTCACAGAACCGAACTGGATGCGCCGAATCTCGAGTTCAGATTCTGCTCAAAGTGCGATGGCAATTACGAGTATTGCAGTGACCATCTTTACACACATGTGCATGTCAGGAATGGCAATAATTAG
- a CDS encoding 2-hydroxyacyl-CoA dehydratase — MNSISKTYRLGIDIGSTTVKIAVIDEANNIMFSDYERHFANIQETLQGLLTKAVSELGEFDVYPVITGSGGLTLAKHLEVPFTQEVVAVSTALQDYAPQTDVAIELGGEDAKIIYFTNGIDQRMNGICAGGTGSFIDQMASLLQTDASGLNEYAKNYKSIYPIAARCGVFAKSDIQPLINDGATKEDLAASIFQAVVNQTISGLACGKPIRGNVAFLGGPLHFLSELKAAFVRTLSLTPEQTIAPDHSHLFAAVGSAMNYKEDVCVPVESIIKKLAGKIKMDFEVARMEPLFENEIDYADFTARHNVHKVKTGDLAAYEGNCYLGIDAGSTTTKVALVAENGDLLYSFYSSNNGNPLATTIKAIKDIYSKLPPRAKIVQSCSTGYGEALIKAALLLDEGEVETVSHYYAAAFFDPDVDCIIDIGGQDMKCIKIKNQTVDSVQLNEACSSGCGSFIETFAKSLNYSITDFAQEALFAEHPIDLGTRCTVFMNSKVKQAQKEGASVADISAGLAYSVIKNALYKVIKIADPKDLGSHIVVQGGTFYNDAILRSFEKITGVSVIRPDIAGIMGAFGAALIARERYDGISDSSMLSIDKINALTVETRMTRCKGCTNNCHLTINRFSGGRQFITGNRCERGLGHEKNKENIPNLFDYKLHRLFDYEPLTADKAPRGVVGIPRVLNMYENYPFWYTFFTQLGYRVVLSPESSHKLYELGIESIPSESECYPAKLAHGHVTWLIRQGVRFIFYPCIPYEHKEIENTNNHYNCPIVTSYAENIKNNVEELVTEHIDFRNPFLTFESLQVMSKRLVEEFRAEIPEKEIKAAAKAAWLELLQAKDDVRRKGEETLEYLEKTGRRGIVLAGRPYHIDPEINHGIPELINSFGIAVLTEDSISHLGKVERPLIVMDQWMYHSRLYAAASYVATKDNLDLIQLNSFGCGLDAVTTDAVNDILTKAGKIYTVLKIDEVNNLGAARIRVRSLIAALRVRDSRHYKRHIESPAFKRVEFTPEMRKNYTILCPQMSPIHFDLLGPALSSCGYNFEVLDNDNKSSIDVGLKYVNNDACYPSLMVVGQIMSAVLSGRYDLTRTAIIITQTGGGCRASNYIGFIRRALIKAGHPEIPVISLSAQGLETNSGFSYDYMMLKKAMMAVVYGDVFMNVLYRTRPYEAVPGSANALHEKWKNICVEQLVKDKVSMREYKKNIYAIVKDFDELPLLDIKKPRVGIVGEILVKFLPSANNYLVDLLESEGAEAVMPDLMGFLLYCCENANFKHKYLGTPAKSAIINNFVITFLEWFRKDAKAALQASRRFTAPSTIKETSAAAKDIVSLGNQTGEGWLLTGEMIELIHNNVPNIVCCQPFACLPNHIVGKGVIKELRAAYPDANIIAVDYDPGASEVNQLNRIKLMLSTAQKQLNQQ; from the coding sequence ATGAATTCAATCAGCAAAACATACAGACTCGGTATCGACATCGGTTCAACTACCGTCAAGATTGCCGTAATCGATGAAGCTAACAACATTATGTTCTCTGATTATGAGCGGCATTTTGCCAATATCCAGGAGACACTGCAGGGACTTCTTACCAAAGCAGTCAGTGAGCTTGGTGAATTTGATGTATACCCTGTAATTACAGGTTCAGGCGGACTTACTCTTGCCAAGCATCTTGAAGTGCCTTTCACACAGGAGGTCGTTGCTGTATCTACTGCACTGCAGGACTATGCTCCGCAGACAGATGTAGCCATAGAGCTTGGCGGCGAGGATGCCAAGATAATATATTTCACTAACGGAATTGACCAGCGTATGAATGGTATCTGCGCAGGTGGTACAGGCTCATTCATTGACCAGATGGCTTCTCTTCTTCAGACTGATGCAAGCGGTCTGAATGAATACGCCAAAAATTATAAGTCAATATACCCTATTGCCGCAAGATGCGGTGTATTCGCCAAGTCAGACATACAGCCTCTTATCAACGATGGTGCTACTAAGGAAGACCTTGCAGCATCTATATTCCAGGCTGTAGTCAACCAGACAATAAGCGGTCTTGCATGTGGTAAGCCAATCAGAGGCAATGTTGCATTTCTTGGCGGTCCTCTGCATTTCCTTTCAGAGCTTAAAGCTGCATTTGTAAGAACACTTTCTCTTACTCCCGAGCAGACGATAGCTCCTGACCATTCACATCTTTTTGCAGCTGTCGGTTCTGCCATGAATTATAAGGAAGACGTATGTGTTCCCGTAGAATCAATAATAAAGAAGCTTGCAGGCAAGATTAAGATGGATTTTGAAGTTGCCCGCATGGAGCCTCTCTTTGAAAATGAGATTGACTACGCAGACTTTACCGCAAGACATAACGTACATAAGGTTAAGACCGGTGACCTTGCTGCATATGAAGGCAACTGTTATCTCGGTATTGATGCAGGTTCAACAACAACCAAGGTTGCACTTGTCGCTGAGAACGGAGACCTTCTCTACTCCTTCTACAGCAGTAATAACGGTAATCCTCTTGCCACAACAATAAAGGCTATCAAGGATATTTACAGTAAGCTTCCTCCACGCGCCAAGATTGTGCAGTCTTGTTCAACAGGTTATGGTGAAGCGCTTATTAAGGCTGCCCTTCTTCTTGATGAAGGCGAGGTTGAGACTGTTTCCCATTACTATGCAGCCGCATTCTTTGATCCTGACGTTGACTGTATCATAGATATCGGCGGTCAGGACATGAAATGCATCAAGATAAAGAACCAGACTGTAGACAGTGTCCAGCTTAATGAGGCATGTTCTTCAGGCTGCGGTTCATTTATAGAGACATTTGCGAAGTCACTTAATTATTCAATTACGGATTTTGCACAGGAAGCTCTCTTTGCCGAGCATCCTATTGACCTTGGTACACGCTGCACCGTATTCATGAATTCAAAAGTTAAGCAGGCTCAGAAGGAAGGTGCATCAGTTGCCGATATATCTGCCGGTCTTGCTTACTCAGTAATAAAGAACGCTCTTTATAAGGTTATCAAGATTGCCGACCCTAAGGATCTCGGTTCACATATCGTTGTACAGGGCGGTACTTTCTACAATGATGCCATTTTAAGAAGCTTTGAGAAGATTACCGGCGTCTCCGTAATCCGTCCGGATATTGCCGGTATTATGGGTGCTTTCGGTGCTGCCCTTATCGCCCGCGAGCGTTATGACGGAATCTCTGATTCCTCAATGCTTAGCATCGATAAGATTAATGCACTCACAGTTGAGACAAGAATGACAAGATGTAAGGGCTGTACCAACAACTGCCACCTTACAATCAACAGATTCTCCGGTGGCCGCCAGTTCATCACAGGCAACCGCTGTGAACGCGGACTCGGTCATGAGAAGAATAAGGAGAATATACCTAATCTCTTTGATTATAAGCTTCACAGGCTGTTTGATTATGAGCCGCTTACTGCCGATAAAGCTCCACGTGGTGTTGTAGGTATTCCGCGTGTTCTTAATATGTATGAGAATTATCCTTTCTGGTATACATTCTTCACACAGCTCGGATACCGTGTAGTACTCTCACCTGAATCAAGCCACAAGCTCTATGAGCTCGGTATTGAATCAATTCCAAGTGAATCAGAGTGTTATCCTGCTAAGCTTGCGCACGGACATGTAACATGGCTTATAAGACAGGGCGTCAGGTTCATCTTCTATCCTTGTATTCCATATGAGCACAAGGAGATTGAGAATACCAACAACCACTACAACTGCCCAATCGTTACTTCTTATGCCGAGAATATAAAGAATAACGTAGAGGAGCTTGTAACTGAGCACATAGATTTCCGTAACCCATTCCTTACATTCGAGAGCCTTCAGGTTATGTCAAAGCGCCTTGTAGAAGAATTCAGGGCTGAGATACCTGAGAAGGAGATTAAGGCTGCCGCCAAGGCTGCATGGCTTGAGCTTCTTCAGGCAAAAGACGATGTCCGCAGGAAGGGTGAGGAGACTCTTGAGTACCTTGAGAAGACAGGCAGGCGCGGAATAGTTCTCGCCGGCCGTCCTTACCACATTGACCCTGAGATTAACCACGGTATCCCTGAGCTTATCAATTCATTTGGTATCGCAGTGCTTACAGAAGATTCAATCTCACACCTCGGCAAGGTTGAACGTCCTCTTATCGTAATGGATCAGTGGATGTATCATTCAAGACTTTATGCTGCTGCAAGTTATGTTGCAACTAAGGATAACCTTGACCTGATACAGCTTAACTCATTCGGCTGCGGTCTTGATGCCGTAACCACAGATGCAGTCAATGACATCCTTACTAAGGCAGGCAAGATTTACACCGTCCTTAAGATTGATGAGGTTAACAACCTTGGTGCTGCCAGAATCCGTGTACGTTCACTTATCGCAGCACTCCGTGTACGTGATTCCAGGCACTACAAGAGACACATTGAATCCCCTGCTTTCAAGCGCGTGGAATTCACACCTGAGATGCGCAAGAACTATACTATTCTCTGCCCTCAGATGTCACCTATACATTTTGACCTGTTAGGCCCGGCACTTTCATCATGCGGATATAATTTTGAAGTGCTTGACAATGATAACAAGTCATCTATTGACGTTGGACTCAAATATGTTAATAATGATGCCTGCTACCCTTCACTTATGGTTGTAGGCCAGATAATGAGCGCAGTCCTTTCCGGCAGATACGACCTCACAAGGACTGCCATAATCATAACACAGACTGGCGGAGGATGCCGTGCATCCAACTATATCGGATTCATCAGACGCGCCCTCATAAAGGCCGGACATCCTGAGATTCCTGTAATATCACTCAGTGCGCAGGGGCTTGAGACTAACTCAGGTTTCTCATACGACTATATGATGCTTAAGAAGGCCATGATGGCAGTTGTGTACGGCGACGTATTTATGAACGTCCTGTACCGCACACGTCCATATGAGGCTGTTCCCGGCTCAGCCAACGCTCTCCATGAGAAATGGAAGAACATCTGTGTCGAACAGCTTGTAAAAGACAAAGTAAGCATGCGCGAATATAAGAAGAATATATATGCGATTGTGAAGGATTTTGACGAACTTCCTCTTCTTGATATCAAGAAGCCCCGCGTAGGCATCGTAGGTGAGATTCTTGTTAAGTTCCTTCCTTCAGCCAACAATTATCTTGTTGATCTGCTTGAATCAGAGGGTGCAGAAGCTGTAATGCCTGACCTTATGGGCTTCCTTCTCTACTGCTGTGAGAATGCCAACTTCAAGCATAAGTATCTGGGAACGCCTGCCAAGTCAGCAATAATTAACAACTTTGTTATTACATTCCTTGAATGGTTCCGTAAGGATGCCAAGGCTGCGCTCCAAGCAAGCAGGCGCTTCACAGCTCCGTCAACTATTAAGGAGACATCAGCTGCTGCCAAAGATATCGTATCATTAGGCAACCAGACCGGTGAAGGATGGCTTCTTACAGGTGAGATGATAGAGCTTATCCATAACAATGTGCCTAATATTGTCTGCTGTCAGCCATTTGCATGTCTTCCTAACCATATTGTAGGTAAGGGTGTTATCAAAGAACTCCGTGCAGCATATCCTGATGCCAACATAATCGCAGTGGATTATGATCCGGGTGCAAGTGAAGTTAACCAGCTTAACAGAATTAAGCTTATGCTCTCGACAGCACAGAAGCAGCTTAATCAGCAATAA
- a CDS encoding VanZ family protein, protein MKWLIRIAAWIPAIVMAVMIGSFSGQDGNESQGLSNRVAECIVLTAEKVNIVSPEDDYERQRMIEDLQFPIRKCAHMTEYAVFTCFVLIGFYAWGQRGAMLYVMGLAVTFLYASSDEIHQLFIPGRSGQFTDVLIDTSGGLAAILVVMAAAARIRKHNDMNT, encoded by the coding sequence ATGAAGTGGTTAATCAGAATTGCAGCATGGATTCCTGCAATAGTAATGGCGGTCATGATTGGCAGCTTTTCGGGACAGGACGGCAATGAATCACAGGGGCTGAGTAACCGTGTGGCTGAATGCATTGTCCTGACTGCTGAAAAAGTTAATATAGTTTCGCCGGAGGATGATTATGAACGGCAGAGGATGATAGAGGATTTACAGTTCCCGATAAGAAAATGCGCACATATGACAGAGTATGCGGTATTTACCTGTTTTGTGCTGATTGGCTTTTATGCATGGGGGCAGCGGGGCGCAATGCTGTATGTTATGGGGCTTGCGGTAACATTTTTATATGCGTCCTCAGATGAGATACATCAGCTGTTTATTCCGGGAAGGAGCGGACAGTTTACAGATGTTCTGATAGATACTTCAGGAGGGCTTGCGGCAATCCTTGTTGTAATGGCTGCTGCGGCACGAATAAGAAAGCATAATGATATGAATACTTAA
- the tyrS gene encoding tyrosine--tRNA ligase, which produces MTIYDELVARGLIAQVTDEDEIKELINNGKATFYIGFDPTADSLHVGHFMALCLMKRLQMAGNKPIALIGGGTAMIGDPSGRTDMRQMMTVETINHNVECFKKQMARFIDFSDGKALLVNNADWLMNLNYVDVLREVGPHFSVNRMLTAECYKQRMERGLSFLEFNYMIMQSYDFYMLYQKYGCNMEFGGDDQWSNMLGGTELIRRKLGKDTYAMTINLLLNSEGKKMGKTQSGAVWLDANKTTPYEFYQYWRNVADADVIKCLKMLTFLPLEEIEKMESWEGSQLNKAKEILAYELTKLVHGEEEAQKADAAAKALFAGGGDTSNMPSTKLEDADFEDGAINIVTLVHKTGIVASRSEARRAVEQGGITLDGEKIADINAVIAKDRFAGEGLVLKKGKKTFHKITV; this is translated from the coding sequence ATGACAATCTATGATGAACTTGTAGCGCGCGGACTTATCGCGCAGGTAACAGATGAGGATGAGATTAAGGAACTTATCAATAACGGTAAGGCAACATTCTACATTGGCTTTGACCCTACGGCGGACAGCCTCCATGTAGGACACTTTATGGCACTCTGCCTTATGAAGAGACTTCAGATGGCAGGCAATAAGCCGATAGCACTGATTGGCGGAGGTACAGCCATGATAGGTGACCCTTCGGGACGTACTGATATGCGCCAGATGATGACGGTTGAGACGATTAACCACAATGTTGAATGCTTTAAGAAGCAGATGGCAAGATTTATTGATTTCTCAGACGGCAAGGCGCTTCTTGTAAATAACGCAGACTGGCTTATGAACCTGAACTATGTTGATGTGCTTCGTGAGGTTGGACCGCATTTCAGCGTAAACAGAATGCTTACGGCAGAATGTTATAAGCAGAGAATGGAGAGAGGTTTAAGCTTCCTTGAGTTCAACTACATGATAATGCAGAGTTATGATTTCTATATGCTGTACCAGAAGTACGGATGTAATATGGAATTCGGCGGAGATGACCAGTGGAGCAATATGCTTGGCGGAACAGAGCTTATCAGAAGAAAGCTTGGTAAAGACACATATGCAATGACAATTAATCTGCTCCTTAATTCAGAGGGCAAGAAGATGGGTAAGACGCAGTCAGGCGCAGTATGGCTTGATGCCAATAAGACAACACCTTATGAGTTCTACCAGTACTGGAGAAATGTAGCCGATGCTGATGTAATCAAGTGTCTCAAGATGCTTACATTCCTTCCTCTTGAGGAGATTGAGAAGATGGAGAGCTGGGAAGGCTCACAGCTTAACAAGGCTAAGGAGATTCTTGCATATGAGCTTACAAAGCTTGTACATGGCGAGGAAGAGGCACAGAAGGCTGACGCTGCTGCCAAGGCACTGTTCGCAGGCGGTGGTGACACATCTAATATGCCTTCTACAAAGCTTGAGGATGCTGACTTTGAGGACGGCGCAATTAATATTGTTACACTTGTTCACAAGACAGGAATTGTTGCATCACGTTCAGAAGCAAGAAGAGCGGTTGAACAGGGCGGTATTACTCTCGATGGAGAGAAGATTGCAGACATTAACGCGGTAATTGCAAAGGACAGATTCGCAGGTGAAGGACTTGTACTTAAGAAGGGTAAGAAGACTTTCCACAAAATTACTGTTTAA